A genome region from Tolypothrix sp. PCC 7712 includes the following:
- a CDS encoding murein transglycosylase A produces MLNKLTTISLSLPVVLLTFLVGMPSLGQLKLSPAECQLKKWYLPESSAANSQQKLPVLIPRVPVTCCEDDSSCVDQAIYQVENGQPAHKKALLQSIDRSLRYLQTPRAEAAYQNYQVPGITRDRIYKSLMRFRQLLLTTNSAAALHTAISKEFVLYQSIGKDSKGSVLFTAYYEPMYTASRVPTAEYRYPVYKLPPDLDSWSLPHPTRLELEGADGLQASKGKLRGLELFWFRDRLEPYMVQIQGSAKLQLTDGTLTSIGYAGNIAYNYKSIGRELANDGKLPLQGMTMPIILDYFQKYPQELNVYIPRDPSFVFFQETKGAPAQGSIGQPLTAERSIATDKSLMPPGALALIRSEFPFADSTGKLEHRVVSRYVLDQDTGGAIKGPGRVDYFLGTGKIAGDRAGVTVSNGQLFYLLLKP; encoded by the coding sequence ATGCTAAATAAACTTACAACTATTTCTCTGAGCCTACCTGTTGTGCTGTTAACGTTCCTAGTGGGGATGCCATCTTTGGGACAATTAAAACTCAGTCCCGCAGAATGTCAACTGAAAAAATGGTATCTTCCTGAATCATCTGCCGCCAATTCTCAGCAGAAATTACCAGTATTAATTCCCAGAGTCCCAGTTACTTGCTGTGAAGATGATAGTTCCTGTGTGGATCAGGCGATTTATCAAGTTGAAAATGGACAACCAGCGCACAAAAAAGCGCTGTTACAGTCGATAGATCGTAGTCTGCGCTATTTACAAACACCCAGGGCGGAAGCGGCTTATCAAAATTATCAGGTACCAGGAATTACACGCGATCGCATTTACAAAAGTTTGATGCGATTCCGTCAGCTGCTACTAACGACAAATTCCGCAGCTGCATTGCATACAGCCATATCTAAAGAGTTTGTACTTTATCAGTCAATTGGTAAGGATAGCAAAGGTTCAGTTTTGTTCACTGCCTATTATGAGCCAATGTATACAGCTAGTCGTGTACCGACGGCAGAATACCGCTATCCTGTTTATAAATTACCTCCCGATTTAGATTCCTGGAGCTTACCGCATCCTACACGCCTGGAATTAGAAGGAGCTGACGGTTTGCAAGCTTCAAAGGGGAAACTGCGCGGCTTAGAATTATTTTGGTTTCGCGATCGCCTGGAACCATACATGGTGCAAATTCAAGGTTCTGCGAAATTGCAACTAACTGATGGTACGCTTACAAGTATTGGTTATGCAGGCAACATTGCGTATAATTACAAAAGTATTGGGCGAGAATTGGCGAATGATGGCAAATTACCGTTACAAGGAATGACTATGCCCATAATTCTCGACTATTTCCAAAAGTATCCTCAAGAATTGAACGTATATATTCCTCGCGATCCCAGCTTTGTGTTTTTTCAAGAAACCAAAGGCGCACCTGCACAAGGTTCCATTGGGCAACCACTGACGGCAGAACGTTCCATTGCTACAGATAAATCTCTCATGCCTCCAGGTGCTTTAGCACTAATTCGCTCTGAGTTTCCCTTTGCCGATAGTACTGGTAAATTAGAGCATCGAGTTGTCAGCCGTTACGTACTCGATCAAGATACAGGTGGGGCAATTAAAGGCCCTGGTAGGGTAGATTACTTTTTGGGGACTGGCAAAATAGCAGGCGATCGCGCTGGAGTCACAGTCAGCAATGGACAATTATTTTATCTATTACTTAAGCCTTAA
- a CDS encoding HD domain-containing protein, translating to MQTDRLTQQIQFIIEIDRLKQILRQTLLIDGSRQENSAEHSWHLAIMAMTLAEYAPDGVDIVQAIKMLLIHDLVEIDAGDTFCYDVQANSSKAEKELQAASRLFGILPTDIGSELRSLWDEFEAGETPTAKFAAALDRIQPLLHNQQTKGGTWRIHGIRRDQVMKRVAPIETGAPELWPFVLQLIEDSVLAGYLIS from the coding sequence GTGCAAACCGACAGACTGACGCAACAAATTCAATTCATCATCGAAATCGATCGCTTAAAGCAAATACTCCGCCAAACCCTGCTGATAGATGGTTCGCGCCAAGAAAACAGCGCAGAACATTCTTGGCATTTAGCAATAATGGCGATGACGTTAGCAGAATATGCACCGGATGGTGTTGATATTGTCCAGGCGATCAAAATGCTCTTGATTCATGATTTAGTAGAAATTGATGCTGGCGATACCTTCTGCTACGATGTGCAAGCTAATTCCAGTAAGGCAGAGAAAGAATTACAAGCAGCATCGCGGCTATTTGGAATTTTACCCACAGATATCGGTAGTGAATTACGTTCACTGTGGGATGAATTTGAAGCCGGGGAAACACCCACTGCTAAGTTTGCCGCAGCTTTAGACCGGATACAACCTTTACTACACAATCAACAAACAAAAGGTGGTACTTGGCGCATTCATGGTATCAGACGTGACCAAGTTATGAAACGAGTCGCACCCATAGAAACAGGCGCGCCAGAACTCTGGCCTTTTGTGCTGCAATTAATAGAAGATTCTGTGTTAGCTGGATATTTAATTTCTTGA
- a CDS encoding YbjN domain-containing protein: MTSYQETLPNNELVENLIAETASINHVEVIENVIDSLEQDDSAMVSQTPDGNYQWKFKYGSVEVFVQLSGTSDEDTITVWSTVLKLPAKNEPELMRYLLELNCSSTFEARFGIIENQVVVISTRTLAELSPGEVSRLITIVATIADNNDEALQSKFGAA; the protein is encoded by the coding sequence ATGACAAGTTACCAAGAAACCCTACCCAACAACGAACTCGTCGAGAATCTCATTGCGGAAACTGCGAGTATTAACCATGTAGAAGTTATTGAAAATGTCATCGATAGCTTGGAACAAGATGACAGTGCAATGGTTAGCCAAACCCCAGACGGTAATTATCAGTGGAAGTTTAAATACGGGAGTGTGGAAGTCTTTGTCCAACTGAGTGGTACAAGTGATGAGGATACAATCACGGTATGGTCTACGGTATTGAAGTTACCTGCGAAAAATGAACCGGAATTGATGCGATATTTACTAGAGTTAAACTGTAGCAGCACCTTTGAAGCACGTTTCGGCATTATCGAAAACCAAGTTGTCGTCATCTCCACAAGAACACTAGCAGAATTATCTCCCGGCGAAGTCTCCCGCCTCATTACAATTGTGGCAACTATCGCAGATAACAACGACGAAGCCTTACAATCTAAGTTCGGCGCAGCATAA
- a CDS encoding helix-turn-helix transcriptional regulator: protein MDTAKRQRLEAAGWRVGNASDFLELSPEEEAFIEMKLSLSRYLKELRLKHNLSQANLAKKINSSQSRVAKMEAGDPSVSLDLMVRTILTVGGTREDVAIAIASSRTPSST, encoded by the coding sequence ATGGATACAGCTAAACGCCAACGACTAGAAGCAGCAGGTTGGCGTGTAGGAAATGCATCTGACTTTCTAGAACTTTCCCCTGAGGAAGAAGCTTTTATTGAGATGAAATTATCTTTAAGTAGATATTTGAAAGAATTACGTCTCAAACATAATCTTTCTCAGGCGAATTTAGCCAAAAAAATTAATTCTAGTCAGTCAAGAGTCGCAAAAATGGAAGCAGGCGATCCGTCTGTTTCTCTAGATTTGATGGTTCGGACAATTTTAACTGTAGGTGGAACTCGTGAGGATGTGGCGATCGCGATCGCTTCTTCTCGTACACCCTCATCAACTTGA
- a CDS encoding type II toxin-antitoxin system RelE/ParE family toxin, with amino-acid sequence MEVQPREIRRYIAPDGKIPFTDWLESLRDRRAKAKIKERLKRVGLGNLGDYKSVGSGVFELRIDYGPGYRVYFGQIGSTIVLLLLGGDKSTQEQDIQKAQEYWSEYEESENADK; translated from the coding sequence ATGGAAGTACAACCAAGAGAGATTAGACGCTACATAGCACCAGATGGCAAAATTCCCTTTACAGACTGGCTTGAATCTCTGCGAGATAGGAGAGCTAAGGCTAAAATCAAAGAGAGGCTAAAACGAGTCGGTCTGGGAAATTTAGGAGATTATAAATCAGTTGGAAGCGGTGTTTTTGAACTCAGGATTGATTATGGGCCTGGCTATCGAGTGTACTTTGGTCAAATAGGCTCAACGATTGTGCTTCTTCTTCTGGGTGGAGATAAAAGTACTCAAGAACAAGATATTCAAAAGGCGCAGGAGTATTGGTCAGAATATGAAGAGAGTGAAAATGCGGACAAGTGA
- a CDS encoding aromatic ring-hydroxylating oxygenase subunit alpha, with the protein MSSVFETLQSRDVRQLGINPNHWYVVARSSEVTNQPVGVVIWQQAIALYRDSSGKVHALEDRCPHRQVKLSHGQVVGNDLECAYHGWRFDASGECSAVPYLAENQKLPSCKIRRYQVKEQDGFIWLFPGNAEPSVEPLGLPEWEHLNYIATVSIINCNAHYSYLIENLMDMYHGHLHQDLQAWASAALQDIDEDTNRVDAHYTAQSYYKIDKIWSISQLFFPALRRLHPEPLDVSYVYPHWVSTLGKDFKIYCLLCPISATQTKAYLIHFTSLNAFWRLHKLPVWFRRFVKDSLFGAAQKLLDGLVIQDVKMIEEEQQAYLQNPDIRNYELNRALVSVQRLMRIQAEKID; encoded by the coding sequence ATGTCTTCTGTGTTTGAAACTCTGCAAAGTCGTGATGTTCGTCAGTTGGGAATTAACCCGAATCACTGGTATGTAGTTGCTCGTAGTAGTGAAGTCACAAATCAGCCTGTAGGTGTGGTAATTTGGCAACAGGCGATCGCGCTTTATCGAGATAGTAGCGGCAAAGTTCACGCTTTAGAAGACCGTTGTCCTCATCGCCAAGTTAAACTCAGTCATGGGCAAGTCGTTGGTAATGACTTGGAATGTGCTTATCACGGTTGGCGTTTCGATGCATCGGGTGAATGTTCAGCCGTTCCCTACCTAGCAGAAAATCAAAAACTCCCAAGTTGTAAAATTCGCCGTTACCAAGTCAAAGAACAAGACGGTTTCATTTGGCTGTTCCCTGGAAACGCAGAACCATCTGTAGAACCTCTTGGTTTACCGGAATGGGAACATCTTAATTACATTGCCACAGTTTCAATTATTAACTGTAATGCTCATTATTCTTATTTAATTGAAAACCTGATGGATATGTATCACGGACATTTACATCAGGATTTGCAAGCTTGGGCATCAGCAGCTTTACAAGATATTGACGAAGATACTAATCGTGTAGATGCTCATTATACAGCCCAAAGTTACTATAAAATAGACAAAATTTGGTCAATATCTCAGCTATTTTTCCCCGCATTGCGGCGATTACATCCCGAACCTTTAGATGTAAGTTACGTTTATCCTCATTGGGTTTCTACATTAGGAAAAGATTTTAAAATTTACTGTTTACTTTGTCCAATCAGCGCAACGCAAACCAAAGCTTATTTAATACATTTCACATCATTAAATGCCTTTTGGCGATTGCACAAATTACCTGTATGGTTTCGGCGGTTTGTCAAAGATAGCTTATTTGGTGCAGCGCAAAAGTTACTTGATGGTTTGGTAATTCAAGACGTGAAGATGATTGAAGAGGAACAGCAAGCTTATTTACAGAATCCCGATATACGGAATTACGAGTTAAATCGAGCCTTGGTAAGCGTGCAAAGACTAATGAGAATCCAGGCTGAAAAGATAGATTAA
- a CDS encoding PIN domain-containing protein, translating to MLRILVDADLILEALMNRYNCVEDVSNLLDVAHPLVQIYITDIGWQRISNYISRLQNSQIAEIVINWLQEKIQICPVDNSILQQARVSPLQDFDSAVELVCVSDRLLHAIVTHKPDNFADAPNKVVIWSMTELWVRANLEMKYMYAGKVI from the coding sequence GTGCTAAGAATTTTAGTTGATGCCGATTTAATCTTAGAAGCTTTAATGAATCGCTACAACTGCGTAGAAGATGTTAGCAATCTCTTAGATGTAGCCCATCCTTTGGTGCAAATATATATAACTGATATCGGTTGGCAAAGGATCTCCAATTATATTAGTCGCCTGCAAAATTCTCAGATAGCTGAGATAGTAATTAATTGGTTACAAGAAAAAATCCAAATTTGCCCAGTAGACAACAGCATCTTACAACAAGCTAGAGTCTCACCCCTGCAAGATTTTGACTCTGCTGTAGAATTAGTTTGTGTGAGCGATCGCCTTCTTCATGCCATTGTTACTCACAAGCCAGATAATTTTGCAGACGCACCGAATAAAGTGGTGATTTGGTCAATGACAGAATTGTGGGTACGCGCAAATTTAGAGATGAAATATATGTATGCGGGAAAAGTAATTTAA
- a CDS encoding biotin/lipoate A/B protein ligase family protein: protein MAIDSWLLEQHQTGNHPPTLRFYTWSPAAISLGYHQRQYPQFWENLSWQGEKLDIVRRPSGGRAVLHQGDLTYTVVTSGLPGDRLQAYQKICEFLIQGWRSLGVELHYGTAGRGYIHNPNCFGTATGADLVLSDGGKLIGSAQLRRAGAILQHGSIRLNQDAELFAQVFGAESWTQVQLPQHLSVESIITALMAAASDRFEMELVVEPLSPAEWEEILGMGKG, encoded by the coding sequence ATGGCAATTGACAGCTGGTTACTAGAACAGCACCAGACTGGAAACCATCCCCCAACACTGCGATTTTATACTTGGTCGCCAGCCGCGATTTCTTTAGGTTATCATCAACGCCAATATCCACAATTCTGGGAAAATTTAAGTTGGCAAGGTGAAAAATTAGATATTGTCCGCCGTCCCAGTGGTGGCAGAGCAGTATTGCACCAAGGCGATTTAACTTATACTGTCGTTACATCTGGATTACCAGGCGATCGCTTGCAAGCATACCAAAAAATTTGCGAGTTTTTAATTCAAGGTTGGCGATCGCTCGGCGTAGAATTGCACTATGGTACTGCGGGGCGAGGCTATATTCATAACCCTAACTGTTTTGGGACTGCTACTGGTGCAGATTTAGTCCTCAGCGATGGCGGTAAACTCATTGGTAGCGCCCAACTGCGACGCGCTGGGGCAATTTTACAACATGGTTCCATCCGCTTAAACCAAGATGCGGAATTATTTGCTCAGGTATTTGGTGCAGAATCTTGGACGCAGGTACAATTACCCCAGCATTTGAGTGTAGAATCAATTATTACAGCTTTGATGGCTGCCGCAAGCGATCGCTTTGAGATGGAGTTGGTTGTGGAACCTCTCTCGCCAGCAGAATGGGAGGAGATTTTGGGAATGGGGAAGGGGTAA